CGTCGCGACGGCGCAGGAGTGGTTCGGGATGACGACGCGTGCAGAGGCCCCGTCAGGGTCCGCGCTGGACGCCGACCCTCGAGCTCCGAACGCGGGCACGCTCACCCGCATCGACCTGATCCTCCCGGCCGACGACCCCGCCCGCCTCGACGCCGAGGTGGACCGGGTCGCGGCGCTCCTGCCGGAGGGGACCGAGGTCCGCCCGGCGTCGACGCAGGCCGACGCCCTCGCGACGATGACGGCCGCGTTCCGCCTCAACCTGACCGCGCTGTCGCTGCTGGCGCTCGTCGTCGGCGTCTTCCTGATCTACAACACGGTCACGTTCGCCGTGGTGCAGCGGCGGCGCGTGCTCGGGACGTACCGCGCGCTCGGCGTCACGCGGGCCGAGGTGTTCCGCGCCATCCTCGGCGAGGCGCTCGTGATCGGCGCCGTGGGGACCGCGATCGGGCTCGCCCTCGGCGTGCTGCTCGGGACCGGCCTCGTCCGGCTCGTGACGCAGACGATCGGCGACCTGTACTTCGTGGTCCGCGTGCGGGAGCTGGCGCTGTCGCCCGTCGCGCTCCTGAAGGGCGTCGCGCTCGGGCTGGGGGCGACGGTGGTGGGCGCGCTCCGGCCCGGGTGGGAGGCCGCCTCGACCGCGCCCGCCTCGGCGCTGCGGCGGTCGACCCAGGAAGATCGGTTCGCCGAGGGCGCCGGACGGCTCGCGGTGTGGGGTCTCGGCGTGCTCGCGCTCGGGGGTCTGGTGCTCCTGGTCCCGGCCGGCGTGCCCGGCGCGTACGCCGGGATGCTCGGGATCCTGGCCGGGACCGCGCTCCTCGTCCCCTACCTCACGCGGGCCTGGGCCGCGCTCGCCCGGCCGGTCCTCGGGGCGCTGCTGGGGCCCGTCGGGCGGATGGCCGCGCGCGGCGTCTCGGCGTCCCTCAGTCGGACCTCCGTGGCCGTCGCCGCGCTCGCCGTGGCGGTCGCCGCGACGGTCGGCGTGGCGACGATGGTCTCGTCGTTCCGCACGACCGTGGCCGACTGGCTCGGGGCCGTCCTCCAGTCCGACGTCTACGTCCAGCCGCCGGCGACCGTCTTCCGCCGCGGCGGCGCCGTCCTCGACGACTCGCTCGCCCAAGCCCTCGCCGCGCTCCCCGGCGTCGCCCGCGCCGACGCCATCCGCGTGCGGACGATCGAGGACGACAGCGGCCCCTTCGACCTCGTCGTGGCGCGGCTCGATGAGGTCCGCGCCGGCGTAAACCGCTACAAGGAGGGCTCGGCCGAGGCCGTTGCCCAGAGCGCCGCCGCGGGAGCGGTCGCCGTCAGCGAGCCGTTCGCGTTCCGCTTCGGCGTCGGCGTCGGCGACACGCTCCGCCTCCCGACCGATCGGGGGACGCGGACCTACCCGATCGCCGGCGTCTACTACGACTACGGCAACGACCTCGGCGTCGTGCTCATGGACGAGCGGCCGTTCCTCGCCGCCTTCCGCGACCCCGGCTACACCGGCATCGCCCTTACCGCCGCGTCCGGCGTCGACCCCCCCGACCTCGTCCAGCGCGCCCGGCGGCTCGCCGAGGCCTCCGCCCAGGACGTCACGGTCCGCTCCAACCGGGACCTCCGGGAGGCGAGCCTCGAGATCTTCGATCAGACGTTCGTCGTGACGAGCGTGCTCCGGCTTCTGGCCGTCGCCGTCGCGTTCGTCGGCGTCCTGTCGGCGCTGATGGCGCTCCAGCTCGAGCGGCGTCGCGAGCTGGCGATGCTCCGAGCGCAGGGCATGACGCCGGGCGAGGTCCGCAAGATGGTGTTCGCCGAGACCGGGCTGATGGGGCTCTGGGCCGGGCTGCTGGCGGTCCCGCTGGGGCTGGCGCTGGCGGCCGTCCTCGTGTTCGTCGTCAACGTCCGGTCGTTCGGGTGGACGCTGGCGTTCACGGTCTCATCGGGCGTGCTGGTCCAGGCCGTGGCGCTGGCGGTCGGTG
This sequence is a window from Rubrivirga marina. Protein-coding genes within it:
- a CDS encoding ABC transporter permease, translated to MPLARSSRRYLLRHPLLTALSVLGVALGVAVSVAVDLANTSALRAFELSGEAVTGTATHQVVGGPGGVDGALVARLVTEAGVAQVAPVVEGAARVARQPERVVSVLGVDPFAEAAFRPFVGGPGSGLDAGTFLTVPGAVLLSEATAAELGVAVGDTLGLAVDGRPEVAHVVGLLQPDDDRSESALQNLLVADVATAQEWFGMTTRAEAPSGSALDADPRAPNAGTLTRIDLILPADDPARLDAEVDRVAALLPEGTEVRPASTQADALATMTAAFRLNLTALSLLALVVGVFLIYNTVTFAVVQRRRVLGTYRALGVTRAEVFRAILGEALVIGAVGTAIGLALGVLLGTGLVRLVTQTIGDLYFVVRVRELALSPVALLKGVALGLGATVVGALRPGWEAASTAPASALRRSTQEDRFAEGAGRLAVWGLGVLALGGLVLLVPAGVPGAYAGMLGILAGTALLVPYLTRAWAALARPVLGALLGPVGRMAARGVSASLSRTSVAVAALAVAVAATVGVATMVSSFRTTVADWLGAVLQSDVYVQPPATVFRRGGAVLDDSLAQALAALPGVARADAIRVRTIEDDSGPFDLVVARLDEVRAGVNRYKEGSAEAVAQSAAAGAVAVSEPFAFRFGVGVGDTLRLPTDRGTRTYPIAGVYYDYGNDLGVVLMDERPFLAAFRDPGYTGIALTAASGVDPPDLVQRARRLAEASAQDVTVRSNRDLREASLEIFDQTFVVTSVLRLLAVAVAFVGVLSALMALQLERRRELAMLRAQGMTPGEVRKMVFAETGLMGLWAGLLAVPLGLALAAVLVFVVNVRSFGWTLAFTVSSGVLVQAVALAVGAALLAGVYPAWRMARTSPALAMREA